A genomic segment from Geitlerinema sp. PCC 7407 encodes:
- the lnt gene encoding apolipoprotein N-acyltransferase, translating into MPHFWKSLLRWGEGRSPLAIALGSGLLMGCTVAPLEAWPLAWGAIAPLWVLVVRAGARSSADAEGDLGPSAWQLGLAWGVGFHGIALSWITGVHPMTWMGVPWLASLAIALFCWIFITLWGAALVVAWAGLMAWLEGRSRARFSSAGAIAARLGSGVALWLLLETLCLQMPLNWSLIAYTQSPHNLAILHLGQLAGPFAVSAALLGVNGLLAEAWLHRRSRHVLGRSLAAGAIALGIALHGVGWALYQQPLLAADSDSLRVGIVQGNVPNTIKLYPEGFRRAIEGYTTGYRTLAQQGVDAVLTPETALPFLWTEATAPQSSLYQAIQESGVLAWVGAFGREDNRFTNSLFTVTDDGILDRYDKVKLVPLGEYIPFESILGRWIDRLSPLDATLKHGLPYQQVDTPLGRAIVGICYESAFPEHFRRQALAGGAFILSASNDAHYSAVMPAQHHAQDIMRAIETDRWAVRAVNTGYSAIVDPHGRTQWISELDTFATHSATIDRRSTQTLYVRLGNWLTPLMLAIALGLEMRYRQSRQQPSAPTR; encoded by the coding sequence ATGCCGCATTTTTGGAAATCGCTGCTGCGGTGGGGCGAGGGGCGATCGCCCCTCGCCATTGCCTTGGGCAGTGGTCTGCTCATGGGCTGCACAGTCGCTCCCCTAGAGGCTTGGCCTCTGGCCTGGGGAGCGATCGCGCCTTTGTGGGTTTTAGTCGTTCGAGCAGGGGCCCGCAGCTCGGCAGACGCTGAGGGGGATCTAGGACCGTCGGCCTGGCAGCTAGGGCTGGCCTGGGGCGTCGGCTTTCACGGGATAGCGCTGTCGTGGATCACGGGGGTGCACCCCATGACCTGGATGGGGGTGCCCTGGCTCGCTTCGTTGGCGATCGCCCTTTTTTGCTGGATTTTTATCACGTTGTGGGGGGCGGCGCTGGTGGTGGCCTGGGCTGGGCTGATGGCCTGGCTAGAGGGCCGCTCGCGCGCCCGTTTCTCTAGCGCTGGGGCGATCGCGGCGCGGCTGGGGAGCGGTGTGGCGCTGTGGCTACTCCTTGAGACCCTGTGCTTGCAGATGCCGCTCAACTGGAGCCTGATCGCCTACACCCAAAGCCCCCACAACTTAGCCATTTTGCATTTAGGACAGCTTGCCGGGCCGTTTGCAGTGAGCGCGGCCCTCCTGGGGGTCAATGGCCTGCTGGCGGAGGCGTGGCTGCATCGGCGATCGCGTCACGTGCTCGGGCGATCGCTAGCTGCCGGGGCGATCGCTCTAGGAATAGCGCTCCACGGCGTCGGCTGGGCTCTCTATCAGCAGCCCCTTCTCGCCGCTGACTCTGACAGCCTGCGCGTAGGCATCGTGCAGGGCAATGTCCCCAACACCATCAAGCTTTATCCCGAGGGATTTCGCCGGGCCATCGAGGGCTACACCACCGGCTACCGCACCTTGGCCCAGCAAGGCGTAGACGCCGTCCTGACGCCGGAAACGGCGCTGCCGTTTTTGTGGACAGAGGCCACTGCGCCCCAAAGCTCACTCTACCAGGCCATCCAGGAATCGGGCGTCCTGGCCTGGGTCGGGGCCTTCGGGCGCGAGGACAATCGCTTCACCAATAGTCTGTTTACCGTCACAGACGACGGCATTCTCGATCGCTACGACAAAGTGAAACTGGTCCCGCTGGGCGAATACATTCCCTTCGAATCCATCCTGGGCCGCTGGATCGATCGCCTCTCGCCCCTCGACGCGACCCTCAAGCATGGCCTCCCCTATCAGCAAGTGGACACGCCGCTGGGTCGGGCGATCGTTGGCATTTGCTACGAGTCCGCCTTTCCAGAGCACTTTCGCAGACAGGCTCTAGCGGGGGGCGCCTTTATCCTGAGCGCCTCCAACGACGCCCACTACAGCGCCGTCATGCCCGCGCAGCACCACGCCCAGGACATCATGCGGGCCATCGAAACCGATCGCTGGGCCGTCCGGGCCGTGAATACCGGCTATTCTGCCATCGTCGATCCCCACGGCCGCACTCAGTGGATCTCGGAGCTCGACACCTTTGCGACCCACAGCGCTACCATCGATCGCCGCTCCACCCAGACCCTCTACGTCCGCCTGGGCAATTGGCTAACACCGCTGATGCTGGCGATCGCCCTGGGCTTAGAGATGCGCTATCGCCAATCACGCCAGCAGCCCTCAGCCCCCACCCGCTGA
- the gyrA gene encoding DNA gyrase subunit A — MSTSQERIVPTDLRNEMSRSYLEYAMSVIVGRALPDARDGLKPVHRRILYAMHELGLTADRPFRKCARVVGEVLGKYHPHGDTAVYDALVRMAQDFSMRAPLINGHGNFGSVDNDPPAAMRYTECRLHALTTESLLRDIESETVDFGDNFDGSQQEPLVLPSRIPQLLLNGSSGIAVGMATNIPPHNLGELIDGTIALIHNPELTDTGLMRYIPGPDFPTGGQILGASGIRDAYTSGRGSITMRGVAAIETVEQRGRPDRDAIIITELPYQTNKAALIEKIAELVNEKRLEGIADIRDESDRDGMRIVIELKRDAYPRVVLNNLYKQTPIQNNFGVNTLALVNGEPQLLTLKRSLEVFLEFRIETITRRTQYELRKAQERDHLLQGLLIALGNLDAIIHLIRHAADTPSARQDLMDSYGLSESQSDAILQMQLRRLTALEAEKIQREHEDLEAQILDLQDILARRERILEIIEIELKAIRDKFATPRRTTIETIEGDLGDIDLIANEQVLILVTEQGYIKRMPINTFEAQSRATRGKAGARMKEDDVIAHFLTCCDHDSLLFFSDRGVAYCLRSYQIPTGSRNARGVPIVQMLPIPHDEKITSVVPVSEFSADEYLVMLTKGGYIKKTALAAFSNIRANGLIAISLEDGDQLRWVRRARAEDSVMIGSRKGMVIHFKTDHEQLRPLGRPTRGVKAMSLRSGDELISMDILPAQVVNAMEANSDLEDESELAEPTQIQGPWVLVITTGGYGKRVPVGQFRLQNRAGMGLVASKFRKADDQLADLRVVGEGAELMMITSRGIIIRQVTDAISCQSRMATGVRVQRLDEEDAIAAVALVPPAAEDGEEDDEE; from the coding sequence ATGAGCACCTCCCAGGAGCGAATTGTCCCGACAGATCTGCGTAACGAGATGTCTCGGTCCTACCTAGAGTACGCCATGAGCGTCATCGTCGGTCGGGCGCTCCCAGACGCACGGGATGGCCTCAAGCCTGTGCACCGGCGCATTTTGTACGCGATGCACGAACTGGGCTTAACCGCCGATCGCCCCTTCCGGAAGTGCGCCCGTGTCGTCGGGGAAGTGCTGGGTAAATACCACCCCCACGGCGACACCGCCGTGTATGACGCCTTGGTGCGCATGGCCCAGGACTTCTCGATGCGCGCCCCGCTGATCAACGGCCACGGCAACTTCGGCTCTGTGGACAACGATCCGCCCGCGGCCATGCGATACACCGAGTGTCGCCTGCATGCCCTGACCACCGAATCGCTGCTGCGAGACATCGAGTCTGAGACAGTCGATTTTGGCGATAACTTCGATGGCTCTCAGCAAGAGCCGCTGGTGCTGCCGTCGCGAATTCCCCAGCTGCTGCTAAACGGCTCCTCGGGCATCGCCGTGGGCATGGCGACGAATATCCCGCCCCACAACCTCGGTGAGCTGATCGACGGCACGATCGCCCTGATTCACAATCCTGAGCTGACCGATACGGGATTGATGCGCTACATTCCCGGGCCTGACTTTCCCACGGGGGGCCAAATTCTGGGTGCGTCGGGGATTCGGGACGCCTATACGTCGGGGCGCGGGTCAATCACCATGCGGGGCGTGGCCGCCATCGAAACGGTGGAGCAGCGCGGCCGGCCCGATCGCGACGCCATCATCATTACGGAGCTTCCCTACCAGACCAACAAGGCAGCCCTGATCGAAAAGATCGCGGAGCTGGTGAACGAAAAGCGCCTGGAAGGGATCGCGGATATCCGAGATGAGAGCGATCGCGACGGAATGCGCATCGTGATCGAGCTCAAGCGGGACGCCTATCCCCGGGTGGTGCTCAACAACCTCTACAAGCAAACGCCGATCCAGAACAACTTTGGCGTCAACACCCTGGCCCTGGTCAACGGCGAACCCCAGCTGCTCACCCTCAAGCGATCGCTCGAGGTGTTCCTGGAGTTTCGCATCGAGACGATCACCCGGCGGACCCAGTACGAGCTGCGCAAGGCCCAAGAGCGCGACCACTTGCTCCAGGGCTTGTTGATTGCCCTGGGCAACCTGGATGCAATCATTCATCTGATTCGCCACGCCGCCGATACGCCTTCTGCTCGCCAGGATTTGATGGACTCCTACGGTCTGTCCGAGTCCCAGTCCGACGCGATTTTGCAGATGCAGCTGCGTCGCCTGACTGCCCTAGAAGCGGAAAAAATCCAGCGGGAGCACGAAGACCTAGAGGCGCAAATCCTGGATTTGCAGGATATCTTGGCGCGCCGGGAGCGCATTCTCGAAATCATCGAGATCGAGCTAAAGGCAATCCGGGACAAGTTTGCCACCCCGCGCCGCACCACCATCGAGACCATCGAGGGCGATCTGGGCGACATTGACCTGATTGCCAACGAGCAGGTGCTCATTTTGGTAACGGAGCAGGGCTATATCAAGCGGATGCCCATCAACACCTTTGAGGCTCAGAGCCGGGCAACTCGCGGCAAAGCCGGGGCGCGGATGAAAGAGGATGATGTGATTGCGCACTTCCTCACCTGCTGCGACCACGACAGCTTGCTGTTTTTTAGCGATCGCGGCGTGGCCTACTGCCTCAGGAGCTACCAAATTCCCACGGGCTCTCGCAACGCGCGGGGGGTGCCGATCGTTCAGATGCTGCCCATTCCCCACGATGAGAAGATCACCTCTGTAGTCCCGGTGAGCGAGTTCAGCGCGGACGAGTATCTGGTGATGCTGACCAAGGGCGGCTACATCAAGAAGACAGCGCTCGCGGCCTTTAGCAACATTCGCGCCAATGGCTTGATCGCGATTTCCCTAGAGGACGGGGACCAGCTGCGCTGGGTGCGGCGCGCTCGCGCTGAGGACAGCGTGATGATCGGCTCTCGCAAGGGGATGGTGATTCACTTCAAGACGGATCACGAGCAGCTGCGGCCCCTGGGCCGACCGACCCGCGGCGTGAAGGCGATGTCTCTGCGATCGGGCGATGAGCTGATCAGTATGGACATTTTGCCAGCCCAGGTGGTGAATGCCATGGAGGCCAACAGCGACCTTGAGGACGAGTCCGAACTGGCAGAACCGACCCAAATTCAGGGTCCGTGGGTGCTGGTGATCACGACGGGCGGCTACGGAAAGCGCGTGCCGGTGGGGCAGTTCCGACTGCAAAATCGGGCGGGCATGGGCCTGGTCGCCAGCAAGTTCCGCAAGGCGGATGACCAGCTGGCGGATCTGCGGGTGGTCGGCGAGGGAGCCGAACTGATGATGATCACCAGCCGCGGCATTATCATTCGTCAGGTCACGGACGCGATTTCCTGCCAGTCGCGGATGGCGACGGGGGTGCGGGTCCAGCGCCTGGACGAGGAAGATGCGATCGCAGCGGTGGCGCTGGTGCCGCCAGCGGCAGAAGACGGCGAAGAGGACGACGAGGAATAG
- a CDS encoding Nif3-like dinuclear metal center hexameric protein codes for MNVADLITWFEAWANPAWQEKWDNSGWQIEPGILDQPARVLVCLTPTLAVMEEALFLKRAGFGVNLIFAHHPMFFSPLKSLQRGTAIADMARLAFTENIGIYSAHTNFDQVNHGTADVLAQLLELKQVTPVSPTLEGRGYGRVGRLDPVLSLRSLLDLIQTRLSPPSLIFSPTVDLEQSIQRVAVLGGSGASYIDEVVKTGAQVYLTSDCKFHQFQESRDRGLILVDAGHYATERPACDRLVDKLRSLGLDWVQLSEKDEDFRQFHGL; via the coding sequence ATGAATGTTGCAGATCTGATCACCTGGTTTGAAGCTTGGGCCAACCCTGCGTGGCAGGAGAAATGGGACAACAGCGGCTGGCAAATTGAGCCTGGCATTTTGGATCAGCCGGCCCGGGTGCTGGTGTGCCTGACGCCGACGCTGGCGGTGATGGAAGAGGCCCTGTTCCTCAAGCGGGCTGGGTTTGGGGTGAACTTGATTTTTGCCCATCACCCGATGTTTTTTAGCCCCCTCAAGTCCTTGCAGCGCGGCACGGCGATCGCCGACATGGCCCGCTTGGCGTTCACCGAAAACATCGGCATCTACAGCGCCCACACCAACTTTGACCAGGTGAATCACGGTACGGCGGACGTCTTGGCCCAGCTCCTGGAGCTCAAGCAAGTCACCCCCGTTTCACCCACCCTAGAGGGCCGCGGCTATGGCCGCGTGGGTCGCCTGGATCCGGTGTTGTCGCTGCGATCGCTCCTGGATCTGATCCAGACCCGCCTGTCGCCCCCGTCTTTGATCTTTTCGCCGACGGTGGACCTGGAGCAGTCGATCCAGCGGGTGGCGGTGCTGGGCGGCTCAGGAGCCAGCTACATCGATGAGGTGGTGAAGACCGGTGCCCAGGTGTACCTGACCTCGGACTGCAAGTTCCATCAGTTTCAAGAAAGCCGCGATCGCGGTCTGATTCTGGTTGATGCGGGGCACTATGCCACCGAGCGTCCAGCCTGCGATCGCCTGGTGGACAAACTCCGCTCATTGGGCCTCGACTGGGTGCAGCTGAGCGAAAAAGACGAGGATTTTCGCCAGTTTCACGGCCTTTAG